GCAAGTCCAGGCCCTCCAGCCGGCGGGCGGTGGCGCTCAGGGCCCCCACAAGGGCCGGCGGCAAGCGCAAAAACACATGGAGGCCGCCCTTAGTGGGGGTCCTTTGCCGTGGGGCCTCCTCCAGGACGGGGTAGGCGGCCCTCAACTCCTCCCACAGGGCCGGGCGGTCCAGGTCCAGGACAAGGACCTCAGGAGGGGGCAGGAGCCCCACGCCGGCCTCAGGGGCGGCCCGCCACCAGCGCTGGAGGGTGGCGGGGTCCTGGGAGGCCTCCTTGAGGCCGTGGGGGACAAGCCGGCCATGAGGGCGCTTCTCTCCAGGCTGGAGGGGGAAGACGGCGTAACCCAAGCGGGCGTATTCCAGGGCGGCCTCAAGGGGGCTAGGCATGAGCCACCTCCTCCAGGCCGTCCTCCCAAGCCGCCTCAGCGCCCAGGTCCCGGTCAATGGCCAGGTGGCCACGCCTCACGGCCTCCAGCCGGCCCAAGGGGGACAGGGCGGCCATGAGGCGCTCCAGCTCCTCCAAAATCCGGCGGTCCCTCTCAGGGAGGGCCTGAACGGGTAAAATGGCCTTGAGTTCACGCATGGCGGGACCTCCTACCCCTCCCCCGCCCCGGCCCGGGCGGGGGGCTCCTTTTCCAGGCGCTCCAGGGCCTCCAGGTCCAGCGGGTGGCCCAAAAGGGCCTCCAGGGCGGCCTTGGGAATGCGGGCGGCGCGGCCAAAGTGCCGCACCTCAAGCAGGCCGGCCTTGGCCAAGGCCCGCACATGCCTGGGGCTCACTCCTAAAATCCGGGCGGCCTCGGTGTAGGTAAAAGCGTGCCTCATGGGTCTTCCCTCCTTGGAAAGGCCCCAAGCCGCCTCGGGTTCCCTCAGGGATTGTGGGGGTAGGGGTTTACGCTTGGCGCTTTAGCGGGTAGGCTAAAACTGCTTGCCCCTCTTTTTCGGGGGTGATGGGGTGGGGCGAGCTAAGAGAATCAAGCATATCGTTTCCCTGAGGGGGTCCCGTT
The genomic region above belongs to Thermus filiformis and contains:
- a CDS encoding helix-turn-helix domain-containing protein; translated protein: MRHAFTYTEAARILGVSPRHVRALAKAGLLEVRHFGRAARIPKAALEALLGHPLDLEALERLEKEPPARAGAGEG